The genomic segment gtgtcgtcGTTTGAGATGAGAATGATTATACGTCAAACGACtattattaaaagtttaatGTTGAAAATAGTAGGGAAAGTTAATTATAGACAGGCGTGAGCATAAGGCATCATAAACAAATGATGGTGAACACTGACTATGGGGTCCAAACCTCCATAATTGCAACCTtgtgcttcttctctttttttttttttctcctttcttcaaaattttctttacaGCTtccctcatttttttttacttctttccCCCTCttttttagaataattttttttcgttgACAAGTTTTTACCCTTACTTTTTACTTGTGTGAAACTTATTTCAATTATTTAGGATGTACAAATAGCTTCCGAATAATAACTTTGGTCGTTGCCAAGTNNNNNNNNNNNNNNNNNNNNNNNNNNNNNNNNNNNNNNNNNNNNNNNNNNNNNNNNNNNNNNNNNNNNNNNNNNNNNNNNNNNNNNNNNNNNNNNNNNNNNNNNNNNNNNNNNNNNNNNNNNNNNNNNNNNNNNNNNNNNNNNNNNNNNNNNNNNNNNNNNNNNNNNNNNNNNNNNNNNNNNNNNNNNNNNNNNNNNNNNNNNNNNNNNNNNNNNNNNNNNNNNNNNNNNNNNNNNNNNNNNNNNNNNNNNNNNNNNNNNNNNNNNNNNNNNNNNNNNNNNNNNNNNNNNNNNNNNNNNNNNNNNNNNNNNNNNNNNNNNNNNNNNNNNNNNNNNNNNNNNNNNNNNNNNNNNNNNNNNNNNNNNNNNNNNNNNNNNNNNNNNNNNNNNNNNNNNNNNNNNNNNNNNNNNNNNNNNNNNNNNNNNNNNNNNNNNNNNNNNNNNNNNNNNNNNNNNNNNNNNNNNNNNNNNNNNNNNNNNNNNNNNNNNNNNNNNNNNNNNNNNNNNNNNNNNNNNNNNNNNNNNNNNNNNNNNNNNNNNNNNNNNNNNNNNNNNNNNNNNNNNNNNNNNNNNNNNNNNNNNNNNNNNNNNNNNNNNNNNNNNNNNNNNNNgtttttttttttttttttttaactataaattaaCTTCGATCTAAAAAGATCCCTAAAGAGAGAAGCATCGAGAGACTTAATTTGCTACAATACGATTGCAAAAAGTGGATATTTGAACCGAATTTTGTAGTAAAACTATGAATGTTCCAATCGAACCGATTAGAAGTAAACGATGATCAACTTGATTTAAGGACGAAAATGTTGATTAATACTAATTATAATGTGTGCAGTTGGtgaggagagaaaaaaaagaaaaatttcgtCCAGGTTTTATGCTCATAAAGCAGCACATGAGTGTTTCTACCTAACAGCCTATTTCTATACACTTACTTTCTTGGTTCATTAAGTGGACTCAcctaatttttttcaatatgaCAAGTTAATTTATGGTAATCACCGTTTTTAAAAGACATGCGAATCACCAATTGTCTCATAGAATCAACTTGCCATAATTTTGTAGTTGACTGCAAAgattactgtattttttttttcttttcttaaaccTTTATTTGacagtaaacaatcaagatgcccACATTACTCAAGATGCCGatattcaagaagaaaaaaaacacaaattgttCGAAATATTTCAAcatatgtgttttcttttaaaagaaaagaatttacACTAAAACTAAATCAAcctaaactaaataaatttcaaaaagcAAAACATTCGAATTTTTCTATTACATTAagacttcaatttttttttttaagaacttttTATCAAAGTCAAATCAAAAGATTGCACAACCGGATCAGATTCCTCGAATGCCATGCATGATCATGCGCTACCCATCTTTTAGGATATGGCCCAAAAATATCAGTACGCAACTCAAGCCCACAACAATGACCCTATTTTAGAAAGATACATGACACGATTGATGTGAGAGGCATCAGTGATTACAAATGATCTGCAAATATTAGTCTTCCCAAATCGTAATTAATCTTCCATGATACTTGTAAAACAAGTACAAATCGTAATTTATGCCTCTTCTCGGTAAACTTGAAGTCGCACTGAAATAATACCTTTCTAAAAACACATTTCTCTGTTTTATCCCCTCCCATTTTATTTCCCTGCTTGCTCACATAGttgatagtataattttattttttttaaactcgttatgttattttattacaagaaaataaagagtTCCCATAAGAACACTGAGCATGaagcaagaacaaaaatacaaaagcaaaagaaggaagaaagatagcactattttcttcattttctcgGATGAGTATCTTCGGGTTTCGCCGTCCCTGTGGCCGCCTTAGCTACATCAGTGGCACTAGCTTCGGGCTTCTTCTTAGCATACATAACAGAGTACATGACGGCACCAGAGATAGCTAATCCGACAAGAGCCATCGTAGTGTAACTATAAGGCAAGTTACGGCGTTGGTGAAGAACACCGCCGGGATTACTTCCTGGTGGCCTCTTCGATGACTCAACGCCGGCAGCTTTTACACTCTCCGAGCTCATTTTCGTCGTATCCGCAGTTTttctccaatcttcttctcctgcCATTTACGTtttcttcactcttttttttggggggaCTTAACTAACCATAGAAGAAACAAGTTTGGTTTAGGTAAGGGTTTTGGTATCATGGTATGAGTCATGAAGACACGTAGTGTCTTTGAGTTTGTTAATGTGTTCAATAAGGGACACCTAGCTGATTCTGATTGTTTTCTGTAATAAACAATTTAGGCAGGTGTCATGGCT from the Camelina sativa cultivar DH55 chromosome 12, Cs, whole genome shotgun sequence genome contains:
- the LOC104730140 gene encoding uncharacterized protein LOC104730140, encoding MAGEEDWRKTADTTKMSSESVKAAGVESSKRPPGSNPGGVLHQRRNLPYSYTTMALVGLAISGAVMYSVMYAKKKPEASATDVAKAATGTAKPEDTHPRK